A section of the Pedobacter sp. HDW13 genome encodes:
- a CDS encoding DUF3341 domain-containing protein: MSDIKYILGSFGDPDEMMHGIEKLQENNISIHDVYTPMPIHGIEAKLGIKRSRIDIAAFCFGITGTCCAFALIYFCAVIDWRVNIGGKPSFALPDFIPIMFELTVLFCAFGMVLTYYASTHLFPGRAPRVMDLRATDDRFVIAVDAKDNTAHTVIDGLLKDAGALEVKYNERKYISYE; encoded by the coding sequence ATGAGTGATATCAAATATATTTTAGGCAGCTTTGGCGATCCTGACGAAATGATGCATGGCATCGAAAAGCTTCAGGAAAATAACATCAGTATCCATGATGTATATACCCCAATGCCTATACACGGAATAGAAGCCAAATTAGGAATTAAAAGATCTAGAATCGATATCGCGGCATTTTGCTTTGGTATTACCGGTACTTGCTGTGCATTCGCTTTGATTTATTTCTGCGCAGTTATCGATTGGAGAGTAAACATAGGTGGTAAACCATCATTTGCATTGCCGGATTTTATTCCGATAATGTTCGAGCTTACAGTATTATTCTGTGCTTTCGGTATGGTGTTAACTTACTATGCTTCTACACACTTATTTCCAGGAAGAGCACCAAGAGTGATGGATTTACGTGCTACTGATGATCGTTTTGTAATTGCAGTTGATGCAAAAGATAACACGGCACATACTGTAATTGATGGATTATTAAAAGATGCAGGTGCTTTAGAAGTAAAGTATAATGAAAGGAAGTACATTAGCTATGAATAA
- the nrfD gene encoding NrfD/PsrC family molybdoenzyme membrane anchor subunit: MSGHNESILREPLITGDNITYAKITDDILMPVENKPNKAWWIGFIVASLGALLWVVAVSYTFWNGIGAWGLNKTVGWAWDITGFVWWVGIGHAGTLISAVLLLFRQNWRNSINRSAEAMTIFAVICAATYVVSHMGRPWLAYWVLPLPNQFGSLWVNFNSPLVWDMFAISTYFSVSLLFWYTGLLPDIATIRDRAVGTRRKIYSIFSFGWSGSVKTWQRFEAVSLILAGISTPLVLSVHTIVSMDFATSVIPGWHTTIFPPYFVAGAIFSGFAMVLTLLLVARKVLGLENYITMFHIESMNKIIILTGSIVGVAYLTEFFIAWYSGSEYEQYAFINRSTGPYWWSYWMMMTCNVISPQLLWFKKIRLSIKATWILSIVVNVGMWFERFVIIVTSLHRDYIPSSWAMFYPTWVDISVFVGSIGLFFTLFLLFLRVLPSIAIAEVKLLLKSASEQAKMKQIKEGHENKEYVAEYVESLEKFDSVKQEDYAKI, translated from the coding sequence ATGTCAGGACATAACGAATCAATACTTAGAGAACCATTAATTACCGGCGATAATATCACGTATGCAAAAATTACGGACGATATTTTGATGCCAGTAGAAAATAAGCCAAACAAAGCTTGGTGGATTGGTTTCATCGTTGCCTCATTAGGTGCTTTACTTTGGGTAGTAGCTGTAAGTTACACCTTCTGGAACGGTATCGGAGCATGGGGTTTAAATAAAACAGTAGGTTGGGCTTGGGATATCACCGGTTTCGTATGGTGGGTAGGTATTGGTCACGCCGGAACACTAATCTCGGCTGTACTATTACTTTTCCGTCAGAACTGGCGTAACTCAATTAACCGTTCGGCAGAGGCGATGACGATCTTCGCCGTAATCTGTGCCGCAACTTACGTAGTATCGCACATGGGACGTCCATGGTTAGCTTATTGGGTTTTACCTTTACCAAACCAGTTTGGTTCACTTTGGGTGAACTTTAACTCACCATTGGTATGGGATATGTTTGCAATCTCAACTTATTTCTCTGTATCATTATTATTTTGGTATACAGGTTTATTACCAGATATTGCTACCATTCGCGACCGTGCAGTGGGCACACGTAGAAAAATCTATTCTATCTTCTCTTTTGGATGGAGTGGAAGTGTTAAAACATGGCAACGTTTCGAAGCTGTGTCGTTAATCTTAGCAGGTATTTCTACACCACTTGTACTTTCGGTACACACCATTGTATCAATGGACTTTGCAACTTCGGTAATTCCAGGATGGCACACTACCATCTTCCCTCCATACTTCGTAGCGGGTGCGATTTTCTCGGGCTTCGCGATGGTGTTAACCTTATTATTAGTTGCACGTAAAGTATTGGGCTTAGAGAATTATATCACCATGTTCCACATCGAGTCGATGAATAAAATCATCATCCTAACCGGATCAATTGTAGGTGTTGCTTATTTAACTGAGTTCTTCATTGCCTGGTATTCAGGTTCAGAGTACGAGCAGTATGCCTTCATCAACAGATCTACTGGTCCATACTGGTGGTCTTACTGGATGATGATGACTTGTAACGTAATCTCTCCACAATTGTTATGGTTCAAAAAGATCCGTTTAAGCATTAAAGCTACCTGGATTTTATCAATCGTAGTAAACGTAGGTATGTGGTTTGAGCGTTTCGTAATTATCGTTACTTCATTACACCGCGATTATATTCCATCGAGCTGGGCTATGTTCTATCCAACCTGGGTTGATATCAGTGTATTCGTTGGTTCGATCGGACTATTCTTTACCTTATTCTTATTGTTCTTAAGGGTATTGCCATCAATCGCTATCGCAGAGGTTAAATTATTATTAAAATCTGCAAGTGAGCAAGCTAAAATGAAACAGATTAAAGAAGGGCATGAGAATAAAGAATACGTTGCTGAGTACGTAGAGTCTTTAGAAAAATTTGATAGTGTTAAACAAGAAGATTACGCAAAAATATAA
- a CDS encoding TAT-variant-translocated molybdopterin oxidoreductase: MESNKKYWKGLEEYNNTPDFVKNNKNEFAEPLPIEDVLNEAGLSTVTPRRDFLKALGFGLGAVTLAACQSTPLKKSIPYLVKPEEVTPGIPNFYTSSFNGQSILVKTREGRPIKIEPNPNAGLYNCGTDARAQASVLDLYDVSKLKAPALVKGGQTEETTWAKIDSFVKGELAKAQSSGKKIRIVASTVNSLSTNAVIAAFVAKYPAAKLVQYDAVSYTGIIQANQNSFGKAVLPKYNFDKADLIVSFSADFLGTWISGEEFTSQYTANRNYKSLENKKMSRHIQFEGGMSLTGTNADTRVPVKLSEEGPALIALYNAITGSALPGGTLGNNATADKVIKLVAKELLQNKGKGLVVCGSNDVSTQILVNAINAAIGSYGTTIDLDNPCFLYAGNDAEFNGLVAEMGRGEVGAVLFLNSNPAYDAANAKAFTDALAKVPAKISFSDRADETATLCDAIAINHNYLESWGDANAYEGYYSIVQPTINPVFNSRQAEESLLTWADAPVKDYYQFVRSNWEAKVLPAAGLKWEEVLEKGVVTTQAKTAAAYSFTLSLAAVATSITNSSKALAKEVELQVYENIPMRDGKNANNAFLQELPDPVSKVTWDNFVAIAPKFAEKLKVKEFDVVTVKGSNGYSVDLPVLIQPGQAQGTASIALGYGRTKTGKAGNDVGKNAFPFVSFVNGTMQYATSVTITPTGAYYELAQTQTHHSFEGRAVIKEATFKEYLKNAGAGNEKGEHKDYDLWDQYEKPGNNWVMAIDLNACTGCGSCVVACNVENNIPVVGRDEVRRRREMHWIRIDRYYSYETKDGDVTREKEIAKLEDLDHVSVVHQPMLCQHCDHAPCETVCPVLATVHSSDGLNHMAYNRCVGTRYCANNCPYKVRRFNWFNYWNDSRFDNYLNNEFTQLVLNPDVTTRSRGVMEKCSMCIQRIQGGKLQAKLEKRPLKDGDIKMACQEACSANAIVFGDANDPNSEVSKALRSERIYYVLEEINVKPGIGYMTKIRNTDTTVQA, from the coding sequence ATGGAAAGCAACAAAAAATACTGGAAAGGCTTAGAGGAGTATAACAATACACCCGATTTTGTTAAAAATAACAAAAACGAATTCGCCGAGCCACTTCCAATAGAAGATGTTTTAAATGAAGCAGGGTTAAGTACCGTTACCCCACGCCGCGACTTTTTAAAGGCGTTAGGCTTTGGTTTAGGTGCGGTTACATTAGCTGCCTGCCAAAGTACACCGTTAAAAAAATCAATCCCTTATCTGGTAAAACCAGAAGAGGTTACACCTGGTATTCCTAACTTTTATACTTCCAGCTTCAACGGCCAGAGTATTTTAGTTAAAACAAGAGAGGGGCGTCCAATTAAAATTGAACCGAATCCAAATGCAGGTTTATACAATTGCGGTACGGATGCAAGAGCGCAAGCTTCGGTTTTAGATTTATACGATGTATCTAAACTAAAAGCACCAGCTTTAGTAAAAGGTGGTCAGACTGAAGAAACTACTTGGGCAAAAATCGACAGCTTTGTAAAAGGCGAGTTGGCAAAAGCACAGTCTTCAGGTAAAAAAATCCGTATCGTTGCATCAACAGTAAACAGCCTGTCTACTAATGCAGTTATTGCAGCTTTTGTTGCCAAATATCCTGCTGCTAAACTGGTTCAATACGATGCTGTTTCTTATACAGGTATTATTCAGGCTAACCAAAACAGTTTTGGTAAAGCCGTTTTACCAAAGTATAACTTCGATAAAGCCGATTTAATTGTAAGTTTCAGTGCCGATTTCTTAGGTACGTGGATCAGTGGTGAAGAGTTTACTTCACAATACACTGCTAACCGTAACTATAAATCGTTAGAAAATAAGAAAATGAGCCGCCACATTCAGTTCGAAGGTGGAATGAGCTTAACCGGTACCAATGCCGATACCCGTGTTCCGGTTAAATTATCGGAAGAAGGACCTGCTTTAATTGCTTTATACAATGCAATTACAGGAAGTGCTTTACCAGGTGGAACGTTAGGTAACAATGCAACTGCTGATAAAGTAATTAAATTAGTTGCTAAAGAATTATTACAGAATAAAGGTAAAGGTTTAGTAGTTTGCGGTTCGAACGATGTTTCTACACAAATTTTAGTAAATGCCATTAACGCCGCTATCGGAAGTTATGGTACTACTATCGATTTAGATAACCCTTGTTTCTTATATGCAGGTAACGATGCCGAATTTAATGGCTTAGTTGCTGAAATGGGACGTGGCGAAGTTGGTGCAGTTTTATTCTTAAACAGCAACCCGGCTTACGATGCAGCAAATGCAAAAGCATTTACTGATGCTTTAGCTAAAGTTCCGGCAAAAATTTCATTCTCAGACCGTGCTGATGAAACAGCTACGCTTTGCGATGCAATTGCCATTAACCACAACTACTTAGAATCATGGGGTGATGCCAATGCTTACGAAGGATACTATTCTATCGTTCAGCCAACCATCAACCCGGTTTTCAATAGCCGTCAGGCAGAAGAGAGTTTATTAACCTGGGCTGATGCTCCTGTTAAAGATTACTATCAGTTTGTACGCAGCAATTGGGAAGCTAAAGTATTACCAGCTGCAGGTTTGAAATGGGAAGAGGTGTTAGAAAAAGGTGTAGTTACAACGCAAGCAAAAACTGCAGCAGCTTATAGCTTCACTTTATCATTAGCAGCAGTAGCAACTTCAATTACCAACAGCAGCAAAGCTTTGGCAAAAGAAGTAGAGTTACAGGTTTACGAAAACATCCCAATGCGTGATGGTAAAAATGCAAACAACGCATTCTTACAAGAGTTACCTGATCCGGTTTCTAAAGTAACCTGGGATAACTTTGTTGCCATTGCTCCAAAATTCGCAGAAAAATTAAAGGTTAAAGAATTTGATGTTGTAACTGTAAAAGGTAGCAACGGATATTCAGTAGATCTTCCAGTATTGATCCAACCAGGACAAGCACAAGGAACTGCATCTATCGCATTAGGTTACGGCCGTACCAAAACTGGTAAAGCTGGTAACGATGTAGGTAAAAATGCTTTCCCTTTTGTTTCTTTTGTTAACGGAACAATGCAATATGCTACTTCGGTAACCATTACCCCAACAGGCGCTTACTACGAACTGGCTCAAACACAAACTCACCACTCTTTCGAGGGCCGTGCAGTAATTAAAGAAGCTACTTTTAAGGAGTACTTAAAAAATGCTGGTGCTGGTAACGAAAAAGGTGAGCACAAAGACTACGATCTTTGGGATCAATATGAAAAACCAGGTAACAACTGGGTTATGGCAATCGATTTGAATGCTTGTACTGGTTGTGGTTCTTGTGTTGTTGCCTGTAACGTAGAAAACAACATTCCTGTTGTAGGTCGTGATGAGGTTCGCCGTCGTCGTGAAATGCACTGGATCCGTATCGACCGTTACTATAGCTATGAAACCAAAGATGGTGATGTAACGAGAGAGAAAGAAATTGCAAAATTAGAAGACTTAGATCACGTTTCAGTTGTTCACCAACCAATGTTGTGCCAACACTGTGACCACGCACCTTGCGAAACTGTATGTCCGGTATTGGCAACAGTACACTCAAGTGATGGTTTAAACCACATGGCTTATAATCGTTGCGTAGGTACACGTTACTGTGCAAACAACTGTCCATACAAAGTACGTCGTTTCAACTGGTTCAACTACTGGAACGATTCTCGTTTCGATAACTATTTAAATAACGAGTTTACCCAATTGGTTTTAAATCCTGATGTAACTACACGTTCAAGAGGGGTTATGGAAAAATGCTCTATGTGTATCCAACGTATACAAGGTGGCAAATTACAAGCTAAACTGGAGAAACGTCCATTAAAAGATGGCGATATTAAAATGGCTTGTCAGGAAGCTTGTTCAGCAAATGCAATCGTATTTGGTGATGCAAACGATCCAAATTCAGAGGTTTCAAAAGCATTACGTTCTGAGCGTATCTACTACGTATTAGAAGAAATCAATGTGAAACCAGGTATCGGCTACATGACAAAAATTAGAAATACAGATACAACAGTACAAGCGTAA
- a CDS encoding c-type cytochrome, with the protein MRDISMILKSVWKSLFVFSAISVIAVSTVNAQDAKEGRTLFKAKCSSCHALDHKVVGPALTGVSDRHPEAFLLKWIPNNAAMIAAGDPAAVKLFNDNGKVPMTTFPELDEAKVKDILAYIKEGEPKAATPAGGAVAAKDESTSGLSIAGIVAIVIVAIVILVILGRASKLLERLILQKQGIEIEEDVPLKVGVRKMFKNKKFVMFFILCLIICLGSFGWMGMWETGVHTGYQPVQPIKFSHELHAGINQIDCQYCHSGAFKSKNASIPSLNVCMNCHKAVQARDKYDGEISPEIKKIYSALGYDPETQKYDESKSKPMEWVRVHNLPDFAYFNHSQHVVVAEDAIRKAKGLQPTEPVCFACHGPVNTMEEIYQYSPLTMKWCINCHKETDISGQKNNAFYAKVIEAHEKIKKGEKITPALLGGLECGKCHY; encoded by the coding sequence ATGAGAGATATCTCGATGATTTTAAAAAGCGTTTGGAAGTCGTTATTCGTGTTTTCAGCAATTTCCGTAATAGCGGTTTCTACCGTAAATGCGCAGGATGCTAAAGAAGGAAGAACGCTTTTCAAAGCAAAATGTTCTTCGTGTCACGCGTTAGATCACAAAGTTGTTGGTCCGGCATTAACGGGAGTAAGTGATCGTCACCCTGAAGCGTTCCTGTTAAAATGGATTCCGAACAACGCGGCAATGATTGCTGCAGGTGATCCGGCAGCTGTTAAACTATTTAACGATAATGGTAAAGTACCAATGACTACTTTCCCTGAGTTAGATGAAGCAAAAGTAAAAGATATCTTAGCTTACATTAAAGAAGGCGAGCCTAAAGCTGCTACTCCAGCAGGTGGAGCAGTTGCTGCAAAAGACGAATCTACTTCAGGTTTATCAATTGCGGGTATTGTTGCCATTGTAATTGTAGCTATTGTTATCCTTGTAATTTTAGGTCGTGCAAGTAAATTACTTGAGCGTTTGATTTTACAAAAACAAGGTATCGAAATTGAAGAAGATGTGCCATTAAAAGTAGGTGTGCGCAAGATGTTCAAAAACAAGAAATTTGTGATGTTCTTTATCTTGTGTTTAATTATCTGCTTAGGTTCTTTCGGTTGGATGGGTATGTGGGAAACCGGTGTTCACACTGGATATCAACCAGTTCAGCCAATTAAATTCTCTCACGAGTTGCACGCAGGTATCAATCAGATCGATTGTCAGTATTGCCACTCCGGAGCATTTAAATCTAAAAATGCATCTATTCCATCATTAAACGTTTGTATGAACTGCCACAAAGCGGTACAGGCAAGAGATAAATATGATGGTGAGATTTCTCCTGAGATCAAGAAAATCTACAGTGCTTTAGGATACGATCCTGAAACACAGAAATACGATGAGAGTAAATCGAAGCCAATGGAGTGGGTACGTGTACACAATCTACCTGATTTTGCTTACTTCAACCACTCTCAACACGTGGTAGTTGCAGAAGATGCAATTCGTAAAGCAAAAGGATTACAGCCAACTGAGCCTGTTTGTTTCGCTTGTCACGGTCCGGTTAATACAATGGAAGAAATTTATCAATATTCTCCGTTAACCATGAAATGGTGTATTAACTGCCATAAAGAAACAGATATTTCTGGTCAGAAAAACAATGCTTTCTACGCTAAGGTTATCGAAGCGCACGAGAAAATTAAAAAAGGCGAGAAAATTACACCAGCTTTATTGGGTGGTTTAGAGTGTGGTAAGTGCCACTATTAA
- a CDS encoding deoxyhypusine synthase family protein, translated as MSNTRGPISQFMERNYLHFNAAAMMDAAKGYETHLDEGGKMMITLAGAMSTAELGISLAEMIRQDKVAIISCTGANLEEDIMNLVAHSHYKRVPNYRDLSPQDEWDLLENHYNRVTDTCIPEEEAFRRLQKHIHKIWKDADTAGERYFPHEFMYKMLLSGDLEQYYEIDPKNSWMLAAAEKNLPIVVPGWEDSTMGNIFASYVMKNELKATTMKSGIEYMGWLADWYIANSDGKGIGFFQIGGGIAGDFPICVVPMLYQDMEMENIPFWSYFCQISDSTTSYGSYSGAVPNEKITWGKLDIHTPKFIVESDATIVAPLMFAWILKQ; from the coding sequence ATGAGCAATACTAGAGGACCAATATCTCAGTTTATGGAGCGCAATTATCTCCATTTTAATGCTGCGGCAATGATGGATGCGGCTAAAGGATACGAAACGCATTTAGATGAGGGTGGTAAAATGATGATCACACTTGCCGGTGCAATGAGTACTGCAGAATTGGGTATTTCACTTGCAGAAATGATCCGCCAGGATAAAGTGGCCATTATTTCTTGTACTGGTGCCAACCTTGAAGAAGATATTATGAACCTGGTTGCACATTCACACTATAAACGTGTACCAAATTACCGCGATTTAAGTCCGCAGGATGAGTGGGACTTATTAGAAAACCATTACAACCGCGTTACCGATACCTGTATTCCGGAAGAAGAAGCTTTCCGTCGTTTGCAAAAGCACATCCACAAAATCTGGAAAGATGCAGATACAGCAGGTGAAAGATATTTTCCTCATGAGTTTATGTACAAAATGCTGTTAAGCGGCGATTTGGAACAATACTATGAAATTGACCCTAAAAACTCATGGATGCTTGCAGCTGCTGAAAAGAATTTACCAATTGTGGTACCAGGATGGGAAGATTCTACCATGGGTAACATTTTCGCCTCGTATGTAATGAAAAATGAATTGAAGGCAACTACCATGAAAAGTGGTATTGAATATATGGGTTGGCTGGCTGATTGGTATATTGCCAACAGTGACGGCAAAGGAATTGGTTTCTTCCAGATTGGTGGCGGTATAGCGGGCGATTTCCCGATTTGTGTAGTGCCGATGTTATACCAGGATATGGAAATGGAAAATATTCCGTTCTGGAGCTACTTCTGTCAGATTTCAGATTCGACCACTTCTTACGGATCATATTCGGGTGCAGTGCCGAACGAAAAGATTACCTGGGGTAAACTGGATATCCACACACCTAAATTTATTGTAGAAAGCGATGCAACAATTGTAGCACCGTTAATGTTTGCGTGGATATTAAAACAATAA
- a CDS encoding BamA/TamA family outer membrane protein encodes MKKYYLIILLALVSGSAFAQMKLIRKMLSNEKDTTRKASFLPLPAFGYSQETGFEFGVGAIYSFYIDRKDTLNRSSNFALNTTYSTKKTANFMLKGDSWTKGNKYHFIGDIRFKNQPFNFYGIGNNAKKSDEDKLDQRVFKTLFDAEMNTLPKAYTGVSLGFENYHFIDKEAGGIFTTNPQILDKEGGSVAWIGASQSYDTRNSNNYPTKGFFGRATYQYAPDFFGGESFNGSQIKLDLRGFFSLAPKVVLGVQGIFYTIQSKSTPFYLLQQLGNDQMMRGYYSGRYRDENLMAAQAEIRYRFMNRFGIVAFAGTGKVFANGQFNGNGLKPNYGVGGRYFFDPAKGLSVRLDYGIGEKLPNEKRQSGFYISLAEAF; translated from the coding sequence ATGAAAAAATATTATCTGATTATTTTACTTGCGCTCGTTTCAGGAAGTGCTTTTGCACAAATGAAACTCATCAGGAAAATGCTCTCGAACGAAAAAGATACTACGCGCAAAGCCAGCTTCTTACCTCTACCCGCTTTTGGTTACAGTCAGGAAACCGGATTTGAATTTGGTGTTGGTGCTATTTATTCATTTTATATAGACCGCAAGGATACGCTGAACCGCAGTTCCAATTTCGCATTAAACACCACCTATTCTACCAAAAAGACAGCTAATTTTATGCTTAAGGGAGATTCCTGGACAAAAGGAAACAAATACCACTTTATTGGCGATATCCGTTTTAAAAACCAGCCATTTAATTTTTATGGTATTGGCAATAACGCTAAAAAGTCAGACGAGGATAAATTAGATCAAAGAGTTTTTAAAACACTTTTCGATGCAGAAATGAACACCTTACCCAAAGCCTATACAGGTGTTTCATTAGGTTTTGAGAATTACCATTTTATAGACAAGGAAGCTGGCGGCATTTTCACCACCAATCCACAGATTTTGGATAAAGAAGGAGGTTCGGTAGCTTGGATTGGAGCATCTCAGAGTTACGATACCCGCAACAGTAACAATTACCCAACCAAAGGTTTTTTTGGTAGGGCAACCTACCAGTACGCTCCAGATTTTTTTGGCGGAGAAAGTTTCAATGGCTCACAAATAAAGCTCGACCTCCGTGGTTTCTTTAGCTTAGCTCCTAAAGTGGTCCTGGGTGTACAGGGAATATTTTATACCATACAAAGTAAAAGCACACCATTTTATTTATTGCAGCAGTTAGGAAACGACCAAATGATGCGGGGTTATTACAGTGGCCGTTACCGCGACGAAAACTTAATGGCTGCACAGGCCGAAATCCGCTACCGTTTTATGAACCGTTTTGGTATTGTAGCCTTTGCAGGTACGGGTAAAGTATTTGCTAATGGGCAATTTAATGGCAATGGGCTAAAGCCAAACTACGGCGTTGGAGGCCGATACTTTTTCGATCCGGCAAAAGGCCTGAGTGTTAGGCTCGATTATGGTATAGGCGAAAAACTGCCGAACGAAAAACGCCAAAGCGGGTTTTATATCAGTTTAGCCGAAGCGTTTTAA
- a CDS encoding outer membrane beta-barrel protein — MLRFLFFLFALCSVLPSRAQFSISGKVADQDFKALPFITVKISGPQNRINYTQTDSSGIYHFRKMNSERYSVIFSAINFKTVSSDLNLTADTTINIQLFAAEETLAEIRVAAKQVLIEKKADRIVFNAEHSIAAIGTDALELLSKVPGVRVLNDKVSLVGKGGVSVLIDDKLIQLSGDDLSNYLKSISSDNIAKIEIITNPPAKYDAQGNNGLINIVLKKVNAEGFKGSLNGSLTRATYFTGAVGGNLGFRKNRVAVNTNFNLRKGSIVPFELSNVFYPAQNWNIVNKDRNFRTVPSASISLDYQFAKKAWLGASYSGGLTNFHSEENIKTNIYDKMGGLDSVLNSDANAQIRSHYHSANLYFKQILDSAGKQLLINADWFKYGDDKNRFFNNTSFFRDGGVISNSFAEYLSGSKQGIDLYTLTADAHLPYKTFNLSLGAKLSFIENQSDLAFYKIRNGAYQIDEAQRNRFNYQENTQALYVNFNKSIKKWDFQAGLRGEYTHIEGVSVNEQNENSYFKLFPTLYITYRANDKNTFSVNYGRRINRPAYRKLNPFRWYSNQYAYTQGNPVLQPSYNDNIELSYTHHRYSTSLSFSKTTNGFNDVNFIDAATNIQVSKPVNFITGYHYQLSNAITFNAIKGWESISQLDVFYNVANSSIRQTLGSLNGFGAYFSTLNQFVFNESKTILGELSFWYQFPTIDGLNKNKNQYNLDLGLKTLLLHKKIQLGITASDVLKTNQYRFSGLVNNISQEYHNYYDSRQLRITFRYNFGNEKIKQLDRKEGNEEERKRNN, encoded by the coding sequence ATGTTGAGATTTCTTTTCTTTTTGTTTGCACTATGTTCTGTTTTACCCTCCCGCGCTCAGTTTAGTATTTCAGGCAAAGTGGCAGATCAGGATTTTAAAGCCTTGCCTTTTATTACAGTTAAAATTTCCGGGCCTCAAAACCGGATAAACTATACACAGACTGATAGTTCAGGTATTTACCATTTTAGAAAAATGAATAGTGAGAGGTATTCTGTTATTTTTTCGGCGATTAATTTCAAGACTGTTAGCAGTGATTTAAATTTAACGGCCGATACAACCATTAATATACAGCTTTTTGCCGCAGAGGAAACACTTGCCGAAATTAGGGTTGCAGCAAAGCAGGTATTAATAGAAAAGAAAGCAGATAGAATAGTTTTTAATGCTGAGCATAGCATTGCTGCCATTGGAACCGATGCACTGGAGTTGCTATCAAAAGTTCCTGGAGTAAGGGTATTGAACGATAAGGTTTCACTGGTAGGAAAGGGTGGTGTAAGTGTGCTGATTGATGATAAGCTGATACAACTATCAGGCGATGATTTATCAAACTATTTAAAATCAATTTCATCGGATAACATTGCCAAAATCGAAATTATTACCAATCCGCCGGCTAAGTACGATGCACAGGGAAATAACGGCCTGATTAATATTGTATTGAAAAAAGTTAATGCTGAAGGTTTTAAGGGTTCCTTAAATGGGTCGCTTACCAGGGCTACTTATTTCACCGGGGCTGTTGGGGGAAATCTTGGGTTCCGTAAAAACCGTGTGGCGGTAAATACAAACTTTAATCTCAGAAAAGGATCTATTGTGCCCTTTGAACTGAGCAATGTTTTTTATCCGGCGCAAAACTGGAACATTGTTAATAAAGACCGCAATTTTAGAACAGTACCCAGCGCATCAATTTCTCTGGACTATCAGTTTGCTAAAAAAGCCTGGCTGGGCGCATCCTATAGTGGAGGTTTAACCAATTTCCACTCGGAAGAAAATATTAAAACCAATATTTATGACAAAATGGGCGGTTTAGATTCGGTTTTGAACTCGGATGCAAATGCCCAAATCAGGTCTCATTACCATTCGGCCAATCTATACTTCAAACAGATTTTGGATTCGGCGGGAAAGCAACTCCTCATTAATGCCGATTGGTTTAAATATGGCGATGATAAGAACAGGTTTTTTAACAATACCAGCTTTTTTCGGGATGGTGGGGTTATTTCAAATTCATTCGCCGAATATTTATCGGGCAGTAAACAGGGCATCGATTTATATACTTTAACTGCTGACGCACATTTGCCTTATAAAACCTTCAATTTATCGTTAGGAGCAAAACTCAGCTTTATCGAAAATCAGAGCGATCTTGCTTTCTATAAAATACGAAATGGAGCCTACCAAATTGATGAGGCTCAGCGCAACCGCTTCAACTACCAGGAAAACACGCAGGCTTTATATGTTAATTTCAATAAAAGCATAAAAAAATGGGATTTTCAGGCTGGCTTGAGGGGAGAGTATACACATATTGAAGGTGTTTCGGTTAATGAGCAAAATGAGAATAGTTATTTCAAGCTTTTTCCTACGCTTTATATTACTTATCGGGCAAATGATAAAAACACATTTTCTGTTAATTATGGCCGCCGCATTAACCGACCTGCTTACCGGAAATTAAACCCTTTTCGCTGGTATAGCAATCAGTATGCTTATACGCAAGGCAATCCAGTTCTGCAGCCATCTTATAACGATAACATCGAGCTTTCCTATACGCATCATAGGTACAGCACTTCGTTGTCTTTCAGCAAAACCACAAATGGATTTAATGATGTTAACTTTATTGATGCCGCCACGAATATCCAGGTTTCTAAACCGGTTAATTTTATAACTGGCTATCATTATCAATTAAGTAATGCAATTACCTTTAACGCGATAAAGGGCTGGGAAAGTATCAGTCAGCTTGATGTTTTTTACAATGTAGCTAATTCCAGCATTAGGCAAACCTTAGGTAGTTTGAACGGATTTGGTGCTTATTTTTCTACCCTTAACCAGTTTGTTTTTAACGAATCGAAAACCATTTTGGGTGAGCTAAGTTTCTGGTACCAGTTTCCAACAATTGACGGGCTGAACAAAAATAAAAACCAATATAATCTTGATCTGGGGCTTAAAACTTTATTGCTTCATAAAAAGATACAATTGGGTATTACCGCCAGCGATGTTTTAAAAACAAACCAATACCGTTTTAGCGGCCTGGTAAACAACATCAGTCAGGAATACCATAACTATTACGATAGCCGTCAGCTGCGGATTACCTTCCGTTATAATTTTGGTAACGAAAAAATTAAGCAACTGGATAGGAAAGAGGGTAATGAAGAGGAAAGGAAAAGGAATAATTAA